Genomic DNA from Streptomyces sp. GS7:
GTCGGTGATCCAGTCCGTACCGTCCAGCTCGACCTTCAACAGCGCGTGCGTGACCGGGCGCACCATGCGCTCGCCCATCCGGACACGCGCGCCGAGCCCGGTGACACGGAAGCCCAGGCGCTCCAGGGCGGCGGCGTACAGGAGGTTCTGCTCGTAGCAGTAGCCGCCGCGCCGCTGCCGGACCATCTTCGCCTGCAGGGCTTCCAGGTCGAGCGGGATCGGGCGGCCCAGCACGATCTCGATGTTCTCGAAGCCGATCGACGCACTGTGCCCGGCATGCAGCTTCCGCAGCGTCTCCAGGGTCGGCCGGCGGTCGCCCTCGTAGCCGATACGCATCAGATACGCGTCCAGATCGAGCTGCTCGCCGCCCCACTGGGATGCGGTCATGGTGCTCCCCCTCGTCATGGCGTGCTCCTGCCGGAGCCTGGAGGGAGCTTAGGAGACGCCGTGTCCGGAGGGCGATCGGCTCTTCGGCTGACGACCTGGGGCCGCCGGGCCCACCACCGGGCGGACGCGGGCTCACGGCCTACGGCAACCCGGTCCTGGGACCAGCGCCCGACCCGCGACGAGCCCCATCGTCCAGCGCCCACCCCCTCCCGGCCGCCTCCCTTCCCGGCCGCCCCCTTGCCGACGCACTCCGGCCGACGTGCCCTGGTTGCCCGGGCCGACGTGTCCTGGCCGACGTCCTGGCAGTCGTGCCCCGGCCGTCGCCTCGCGCACCGCCTCACCCCCGCCCGCTCGCCGCCTCCACCGGCTCCTTCCTGAACGCCCACGCCATCGTCGGCTCCACCGCGAACCGGAAGATCCGCTGCACCGGCGGCGTACACAGCAGGGTGATCACGGTCCCGGCGATCAGGGTCAGCAGCACCACGCCCCAGGGGGTGTGCAGCCATGCGTGGTGGTACCAGCCCCAGAAGCGCGACCCCTTCGCGAGGAAGCCGTGCAGGAGGTAGCCGTAAAGGGTGCCCGCGCCCAGCGCCGTACACCACATGGTGCGGCCCGGCACCCAGGCGAAGAAACAGGCCACCAGCACCAGCGAGCAGCCGAACATCGCCAGGGTCATCACCACACCGCACCACCACGGGGCGCCCAGTTCCTGCGCGCTGTCGCGGTGGTAGAACCACGCGGCGTTCATCCGGGGCGCGGCCCAGTACGCGACGAGCAGCGCGGCGCCGAGGACCGGGACGGCCACGATCCGCACCCACCGGCGGCGTACGAGCGCGAAGTGCTCCGGCCGCAGGTTCAGCCCCAGCACGAAGAACGGCAGGAACTGCAGCACCCGTTGGAGATTCAGATCGTCGCCGATCTCCGGCGTGACGGACGCCATCATGGCGATGGTCAGCGCCAGCGGCAGCGGCGCGCGCACGATCTTCCACAGCGGTGCGGTCAGCCGCCAGATGAACAGCGCCACCAGGAACCAGGTCAGATACCAGGGGTCCAGGAGGCTGATCGGGTAGTTCGGAGCGCCGCCTGCCCAGCGTTTGAAGAAGGTGTAGGCGACTTCGAAGATGAGGTACGGGACCGCGACGCCGGTGATCAGCCGCTGCAATCGGTCACGGCGCAAATCGAAACTGCGCGAGAAATAACCGGAGATGATAATGAACGCCGGCATGTGGAACGCATAGACGGCGAGATAGAGCGCCGCCGCCGTCCGGCTGCCGAAGCGCAGCGGTTCCCACGCGTGCCCCATTGCCACCAGCACGATGGCCAGGTATTTCGCGTTGTCGAAGAACGCGTCGCGGGATGTGCCCCCGACAGCACCGGCCACCCCCCGCCCCGTACGCATACCCGTACAGGCTTTCCCCTTACGCCCGTTGACCGTACCGCCCTGGGCGCTACGACCGTCGGCCGTACCGTCCCGGGCCTTACGCCCGCGGACCGTTTCAGCATGCCCCTGACGTTCTTCGCCCGTCAGGACACCGTACGGCCGATCGACGCCCGCCGACCCGTCAGCTCGAATTCCCTCCTCCGCCGGCGAATTGGCGTCCGCCATCTCCTCTTCCGTGGTTGCCGCGGAGGAGAGCGTGGCCGTCGAAGCGCCCGTACCTTCCGCCGTGCCACCCGCGTCCGGCGCGTCATCCGGCATCTGCCGTGGCGTCGGGAGCGGCACCCGCCGCTCGCCGGGCGCCGGAACATCGTTCGTCAAGGGCCCTCCTCGTACGCACCCAGAGGACGAGCCGGACGCGGACCCGAACATTTCCCCGAAAGGGAACCCGAAAGCCGAATCCCGCGCCTTGTTTTCCTTACGAGGAGTGTGGCGGCGTCAAACACCCCAGGCACCTTAGCCCCGCCACCGGAATCCCGTAAATCCCGCCCTGCCATGCCCGCCCACCATGGCCCCGCCCTCCGCGGCCCCTCCACTCAACACGGAAAAAACGCCGCAAAATATGGACCATACGCGCGCAGGCACCGCACGCGTACCGGAAAAATTCAGCCGAGTCCCGCAACCAGCGCGATGACGGACAGCAGCAACGCCCCGCAGCCGCCCACCACTCCGGCGATCCGGGCACTCCGATGCTCGGCCAATCGCCCCGAATGGACCCAGGCGGCAAGCAGAAAGGCGATTCCACCGGCCACGAACCACGGCCCCCACAGATACGTGTACCAGCGGCTCACCCCCCGCAGTTCCGGCGCGAGTTCGACGGCGCGCGCCTCCACGAGCAGCCCCTGCCCGACGAACAGCGCCCCGTGCCAGACCAGGAGCACCCCCGCGCCCCATGCCAGCAACTGGAGTATGCAGCTCATCCCGCGCCCCCATGCGCGGCGGCGCACCAATGCCAATCCCACGAGCCCGCCGACGACTTTGAGCACGCCGGTCAGCCACAACACGGCGACAAAACCGGCGTTCCGCTCCTCCGCGAGGCGGACCAGCGACGGCGAAACCGTGGACTCCGCCCCTGCCGCCCCGCCCAGTGCCCAGTAAAAGCTCGGTACGGCGAAAACAAATCCCCATACGGCGGCGGCCCACCCCGGCCAGGCGACCGAATACCGGCTGCCATCCGCCCGCGCACTCTCGTCAGCCCGAGCACTCTCCATGGCCGCGATTCTGCCCGCCGGGGCAACCACGGATCGCCGCTTTACCCAACGCGTACCGAGCGAAGCGAAGCGAAAGCACGGAACAACACAGAACAGAACCGGACCCAACCACGTCTGATCCGGAACGAAGCCGGCCGAACCGAAGCCGGCCGAACCGAACCGAACTGCGCCAGAGCGGTCCGGACCGGGCCGGACCGCTCTGGGCCAACACCCACCGCCCTAGTCGATAACCCCTTCCACACCCCGCCCCTGCACCGACTGCGCGCTCTCCTTCGCCCCCACGTCCCACGCATAGATCTCCAGCCGCCGCCCATGCGGCCCGCGCAGCCGGTGCACGGCCCTGGCCCACTTCGAACTGACCTCGGCCATACGGGGATTGATCTGATCGGCGAAACGCGCGTAGCGCCGCAGTTTCCTCACCGACGGTGCCCCCAGAATCCCCGTACGCACCTTCGGCATCAGCCGGTGCACCCTTTTCACGCACCGTACGCAGAAACTCTGCACCACCAGCCGGTGGCGGATATGCGCACGGTCCAGCCACCCCAGTGCGCGCAGTTCACGCAGCGCCTGCGCCTCGACTCCGGGGTATTCCTCGGGCGCCTTGAGTTCCAGCAGCAGACCCTGCCCATTGCGGTCCAGCCTCCGCAGATAGTCGGCGAGCGTCGGCACCCGCTCCCCCGCGAACTGCTTTCCGAACCAGCTCCCGGCATCCAGCCGCGCGATCTCGGCCGCGGTGAAATCCCGCACCCGCCACGGCGCCCGCCCCGGAAACACCTTCGCGGCATCGGTGGTCCGATTGAGCGTGGTGTCGTGTATCACCACCAGCCGCCCGTCCTTGGTCCGCTGCACGTCGTTCTCGACCCATACGAGCCCGCGGCGGTGCGCCGCGTCGACGGCGGCAAGGGTGTTCTCCGGCGCGTAACGGGAAGCGCCACGGTGCGCGATCACAAAGGGCGCCTGATGCCCGGCCCTGATACCCACGACCGTCCCGCCTCTGGTGGCCAGATCCGCATGCCCTTCGGGGCCGGTCGCCAGCGCGGCCGACGCCATGGTCGCCATCACCAGAAACGCGATTCCACCGGCCGCGATCCGCATCGTTCTCCCCAGCATGCGGGGGCCTCCAGGTCGCTCGGCCGCAGACGTGCCCATCTGCGTCAGGTACGCCCCCTAGGGCTCCCTCCGCCCTCCACGAACGCGGATACGCCCTGCCTCCCG
This window encodes:
- a CDS encoding DUF3995 domain-containing protein yields the protein MESARADESARADGSRYSVAWPGWAAAVWGFVFAVPSFYWALGGAAGAESTVSPSLVRLAEERNAGFVAVLWLTGVLKVVGGLVGLALVRRRAWGRGMSCILQLLAWGAGVLLVWHGALFVGQGLLVEARAVELAPELRGVSRWYTYLWGPWFVAGGIAFLLAAWVHSGRLAEHRSARIAGVVGGCGALLLSVIALVAGLG
- a CDS encoding glycerophosphodiester phosphodiesterase; protein product: MRIAAGGIAFLVMATMASAALATGPEGHADLATRGGTVVGIRAGHQAPFVIAHRGASRYAPENTLAAVDAAHRRGLVWVENDVQRTKDGRLVVIHDTTLNRTTDAAKVFPGRAPWRVRDFTAAEIARLDAGSWFGKQFAGERVPTLADYLRRLDRNGQGLLLELKAPEEYPGVEAQALRELRALGWLDRAHIRHRLVVQSFCVRCVKRVHRLMPKVRTGILGAPSVRKLRRYARFADQINPRMAEVSSKWARAVHRLRGPHGRRLEIYAWDVGAKESAQSVQGRGVEGVID
- a CDS encoding acyltransferase family protein, coding for MRTGRGVAGAVGGTSRDAFFDNAKYLAIVLVAMGHAWEPLRFGSRTAAALYLAVYAFHMPAFIIISGYFSRSFDLRRDRLQRLITGVAVPYLIFEVAYTFFKRWAGGAPNYPISLLDPWYLTWFLVALFIWRLTAPLWKIVRAPLPLALTIAMMASVTPEIGDDLNLQRVLQFLPFFVLGLNLRPEHFALVRRRWVRIVAVPVLGAALLVAYWAAPRMNAAWFYHRDSAQELGAPWWCGVVMTLAMFGCSLVLVACFFAWVPGRTMWCTALGAGTLYGYLLHGFLAKGSRFWGWYHHAWLHTPWGVVLLTLIAGTVITLLCTPPVQRIFRFAVEPTMAWAFRKEPVEAASGRG